Proteins encoded together in one Acidobacteriota bacterium window:
- a CDS encoding SDR family NAD(P)-dependent oxidoreductase, whose amino-acid sequence MDPTGKVALITGGKRMGAAVATRLAAAGADVALVYHRSGAEAEDTAAAVRALGQPSPGLRKASRAITLQADVSSEQDCAQAVEATVAQLGRLDILINMASVYNSKPFDQLTAADWDRQMAVDLRATFLFSRAAALVMKRVGGGRIINLSDWVAASGRPRYAGFLPYYVAKAGVKALTEALALELAGDQILVNAIAPGPILAPPDMSAKESELVEQNTPLGRWGGEEEIAKAVMFLVQSEFVTGETIRVDGGRHLR is encoded by the coding sequence ATGGATCCAACCGGCAAAGTTGCATTGATCACCGGCGGTAAGCGCATGGGCGCGGCGGTGGCGACGCGCCTCGCGGCGGCGGGGGCGGATGTGGCGCTGGTCTACCACCGCTCGGGCGCGGAGGCCGAGGACACGGCTGCTGCGGTCCGGGCACTCGGCCAACCTTCGCCGGGGCTTCGGAAAGCAAGTCGCGCCATCACGTTACAAGCCGATGTCTCGAGCGAGCAGGACTGCGCGCAGGCGGTGGAGGCCACGGTCGCCCAGCTTGGCCGCCTCGACATCCTGATCAACATGGCGTCGGTGTATAACTCGAAACCGTTCGACCAGCTGACCGCGGCCGATTGGGATCGCCAGATGGCGGTGGACCTGCGCGCGACGTTCCTGTTTTCGCGGGCGGCGGCGCTCGTGATGAAGCGCGTCGGCGGCGGCCGCATCATCAACCTGTCCGACTGGGTCGCGGCCAGCGGGCGGCCACGCTATGCGGGCTTCTTGCCCTACTATGTCGCCAAGGCTGGTGTGAAGGCGCTGACCGAGGCGCTGGCCCTCGAACTGGCCGGCGATCAGATCCTGGTGAACGCGATTGCCCCCGGGCCGATTCTGGCCCCGCCCGACATGAGCGCGAAAGAGAGCGAGTTGGTTGAGCAGAACACTCCGCTCGGCCGCTGGGGCGGCGAAGAGGAAATTGCCAAGGCGGTGATGTTTCTCGTGCAGTCCGAGTTCGTCACCGGCGAGACCATTCGTGTCGACGGCGGGAGACACCTTAGGTGA
- a CDS encoding TMEM175 family protein, giving the protein MIRLNRRDVSRIEGFSDAVFGFALTLLVASIEVPPDFEALKLTLRGFLPFALTFTLISWIWYLHYSFFRTYGLEDRLTVVLNSILLFVVLFFVYPLKVMANNLVPLFTGIGESGFANLSEYDNRFLMVAYSSGVIAVFLVFFLLHWNAYRQRATLELPPEIVFDTLTGMRAHALSVSLGLTSVMLALTAPMDWRFSMAGMIYALEGPFQGLNGYFSGTRRAKMFPSSTPAPL; this is encoded by the coding sequence GTGATTCGCCTGAACCGCCGAGACGTTTCACGCATTGAAGGGTTCAGCGACGCCGTCTTCGGCTTTGCGCTGACGCTGCTGGTTGCATCGATCGAGGTGCCGCCCGACTTCGAGGCGCTCAAGCTCACGCTGCGCGGCTTCCTGCCATTCGCGCTGACCTTTACGCTGATCTCCTGGATTTGGTACCTGCACTATTCGTTCTTCCGCACCTACGGCCTCGAAGACCGCCTGACGGTCGTGCTCAACAGCATCCTGCTGTTCGTGGTGTTGTTCTTCGTGTATCCGTTGAAGGTGATGGCGAACAACCTGGTGCCGCTGTTTACCGGGATTGGCGAAAGCGGCTTTGCGAACCTGAGCGAATACGACAACCGGTTCCTGATGGTGGCGTACAGCTCGGGCGTGATCGCGGTGTTCCTGGTGTTCTTCCTGCTGCACTGGAACGCCTACCGCCAGCGGGCGACCCTGGAGTTGCCGCCGGAGATCGTGTTCGACACCCTCACCGGCATGCGCGCGCACGCGTTGAGCGTTTCGTTGGGACTGACGTCGGTGATGCTGGCCCTGACCGCGCCGATGGATTGGCGCTTCAGCATGGCGGGTATGATCTACGCCCTGGAAGGACCCTTCCAGGG
- a CDS encoding DUF1569 domain-containing protein, whose translation MATAWDPSFRDSLAARVARLTADARPAWGKLNASGMLAHVNDSYRMAVGDLYVKRKNLPLRYPPLKQFVIYAMPFPKGAPTAPELIARCADASLADEQIVYAALLTRLAAVTTDTKLQDHPAFGRLTHRAYGVLIARHTDHHFRQFGL comes from the coding sequence ATGGCCACGGCTTGGGATCCATCGTTTCGAGATTCGCTCGCGGCGCGCGTCGCGCGGCTTACCGCCGACGCCCGGCCGGCGTGGGGCAAGCTGAACGCGAGCGGGATGCTCGCCCACGTCAACGACAGCTACCGCATGGCGGTCGGTGATCTGTATGTGAAGCGGAAGAACCTGCCGCTACGCTATCCGCCCCTCAAGCAGTTCGTCATCTACGCCATGCCGTTCCCCAAGGGGGCGCCCACCGCGCCCGAGCTGATCGCCCGCTGCGCGGATGCCAGCCTGGCCGACGAGCAGATCGTGTATGCGGCGCTGCTGACGCGCCTGGCCGCCGTCACCACCGACACAAAGCTGCAAGATCATCCGGCGTTCGGCCGCCTTACGCACCGCGCCTACGGCGTCCTGATCGCGCGGCACACCGATCATCACTTCAGGCAGTTCGGCCTGTGA